The Oncorhynchus masou masou isolate Uvic2021 chromosome 13, UVic_Omas_1.1, whole genome shotgun sequence genomic interval aaTGCAGTTCTTATGACAACCATAACTGCAGCTCTTACTACAACAACTTTAGATcctacaaccacaacaacagaagcACCTACAACAACAACTGAAGCTCCTACGATAACCACAACACCTACTATGACCATTACAACAGCAGCACCTATAACAACTGTAGCTTCTACGACCACTACAACTGCAGCACTTACTTCAACAACCACTGCATCACCTACAAGAACACCTGTATCTACTTTGACAAACACTGCAGCACCTGCTACAATAACTACAACTGAAGCcgctacgacaaccacaacacctACTCCGACCATTACAACAGCAGCACCTGCTACAATAACTACAACTGCAGCTCTTACAACAACCGCAACTGCAGCTAAAGCTACAACCATAACTGCACCTCCTACTATAACATTTTTAGCTCTTATGACCACTACAACAGCCGCACCTACAATGACAACTGTTGCTCCGACGGCAACTATAGCACCTACAACCACTACATCTACCATACCTACAACAACTAAAGCTCTTACTCCAATAACTGTAGCTCCTTCAACCAGCACCACAAAAGCTGCTATGACAATCAATTCAGCTCTTACTACAACAACCATTGGTCCTACCACCCCTACAACTACAGCAtctactacgacaacaactgcagctTTTACGAAGACCCCAATTGCAGCTCctacaactgcagctcctacaactgcagctcctacaactgCAGCTCtaacaactgcagctccaacaACTGCGGCTCCTAAAGCTGCCACTGCAGCTCCTACAGCTGCAACTGCATCCCctacaactgcagctcctacaactgcagttcctacaactgcaactgcagctcctacaactgCAGCTGATAATGCTGCTCTAATTACAACAGCTATAGCTCCTACAACCACTACAATGGAAGCTCCTTCAACAATCACAACTCCAGCTCCTTCGACAACCTCAACAAAAGCTGCTACAAAAACCACAACTGTAGCTGCTACGACCACCACAACAGCAACACCCACAACGACAACCGTAGAAGCAACCACACCCCCTCCTACTCTGTTGCTGACCACTCCTTTCAATACCACAAGTGGAGGTTTTCCTGGCTGGGCTCTGGCCATTATCATCCCTTGTGGCATCGCTATCATTTTGGTACCTCTGTGGATCCTGCTATGTGTACGTATAGTCTTGTGTTCACTTGTGTACTGTGTATTCTGTTtacatatttatttaaaaaatatgctACATTTCTGCAATGATTTAATTTTACATGTGAATCATACTTCTCCATCTTGTTTTGCAGTGCATTTTATGTGGCGGATGTGCAGCTATAAGGAGACGCTGGCACAGACGCAGATCTTACAATGTACAGTACACCAGAAGAAACGGTCTCTTCTGAGGTGACAACGCTAACATCTGTGGCCAATTGTCATCACAAGAACAGCCAATCATCTATATCTGCAAATCACGGGACTTTAATGCATGGAAAATCACTTGACTACATAGCATTGCATCTGTTCACAGATGCAAATACTTTTTTCCTTCACTGTATATCTGCTAATCACGGCACTTTAATGCATGAAAAAATCACTTGACTACACAGGACTGCATCTGAGAAGATCAAGTGAAAATTGTTAATAAGCTTAAAAGGCCACGTTTCTTTGTGCAATGTACTACTTTTTATATTATGCATCTGATTGTTAATCAAAGTTACAGCTGAGCTGAACAAAgtatgtttatatatttattaGTCATGTCATTTGTGGTTTCAAGCTGTGCTGTCCACTGACTAAAACGgttatcatttatttattttatttataataaGCTTCATTccaatatttattttttgtttgttatttcctCTCTTGATTAACTATGAAGTCATTTATTTTGAACTGCAATACAGTACTTGTTTCTTCAACTTACAGTTTGACAAATGTAATGAAGATACAAACCAGTATTATTTTATGAAAAGGTTTGACTAAAGGGTGATTATAGACAGCACATCTACACATCAAATGAAATGTAGTCAAAATTGTCCGACCTGGCACCTTAATCTATGCAAACCTTATTAAAGACACAATTCAttcaaaaaatgtgatttttttatgttttgtattCAGTGCcctcagaatgtattcacattgACATAAaaaattgtgttacagcctgaatttgaaatggattaaattgagattttgtgacaaatggcctacacacaatactccatactGTCAAAGTGGTattatgtttttagatttttttttacaaattcatttaaaaaagtaaataagtattcaacccctttgttatggcaagcttacataagaagtcacataataagttgcatggacacaCTCTGTGTTCAAAaatagtatttaacatgattttggaatgacttcctgtcacgacttccaccgaaggtgcctcctctccctgttcgggcggcgcttgGCGGTCGTCGAAGCCgacctactagctgccaccaatcccttttccttttcatttggttttgtctgtcttgtgttcaccTGTGTATAGTGTATTTGATCTCGCCCTACACGCTaggttttgtgcgggattgtttgcaTTACTGTCGTTAGTTtgggatgttttttttttctacttTTAAGCAGGTGTATTTTCACGGGACTGTTTTGCCCACACGTTAGTTTAGCAGAGGAGTGTTACCTCCGTTTTGTTTACTAGACTGCGTTCCTGTGTTCTTGTGGCTACGTTTGTGGTCATGTGCCTGTTGTGTTGGTGGACAGTAATAAAACGCCCTTCTTGGATATTcttgctctcctgcacctgactctaCACCCACCTCGCCGAGGGAGAATCTGACacttcctcatctctgtacaaccacaaacaccagggaggttttccaatgcctcacggAGAAGGGCACTTTTTCGTAGATGGGTTAAAGAAAAAACACAGACATTGAATAGCCCTTTGAGCATGGTTAAGTTATGAATGACACTTTATatggtgtatcaatgcacccagtcactacCAAGATACTgccgtccttcctaactcagttgctaaagtgaaaggaaaccgctcaggaatttcaccatgaggccaatcgTGACTAAAACAGTCacaaagtttaatggctgtgataggagaaaacttagGGTGGACCAATAACATTgcagttattccacaatactagcTAAACTGACAAGAGTAAAACGAAGGATGCCCGTAGAAAATgtagcaaagcaattcactttttgtcctaaaCACAAGGTGTTCTGTTTGTgacaaacacaatacaatacattacgtCAAGGACTTGGAAGTTTTTCGGAATATAACATAAATGGAATGTAGCTAAGCACAGGTAACATCCaagaggaaaacttggttcagtctcctttccaccagacattgggaaatgaattcacctttcaacaggacaataatttgaaaacacaatgccaaatatACACCATGTCTTGGTGTCTTTCACacatacatatactgtacatatacaaacagttgaagtcggaggatTACATACACCTcatctaaatacatttaaactcagtttttcacaattcctgacatttaatcctagtaaaaattccctgtcttaggtcactttttagaatgtgaaatgtcagaataacagtagagagaatgatatatttcagcttttatttctttcatcacattcccagtgggtcagaagtttacacacactcaattagaatttggtagcattgcctttaaattgtataacttgggtcaggaagccttccacaagcttccaacaaaaagttggttgaattttggcccattcctcctgacagagctggtgtaactgagtcagatgtGTAGTATGTCAGGTTGACATTGAAGTTCATATCCAAGTAAAGGGGGGATGTCATGTATTGATGTGACGTACTGAGATAGGACGTCACCACACCAGTAAAGGAATGTGAGGGGATGACAGACAGTGCTGAAGTAAAGACATGTTGAAGTTTACCTCTGAGTCTGGTTGATTAAATTCAGTATAATATCTTAATTTAACACGAGTTGTACATTTATGACTGAACAAGTGCCACTTTAACTCAGTCTCCTGAAAGGTTAATGTGAAGAAATGTTGAATGTACAAAGACTGCCTCCATCAGTCTGACAAAACAGAATATTTCATCATTGTAGCCATATTTTGTCTACAGCAAGAGGGCACCAACTAATCAGGATCTGGTGAGTTtgaaaagtattgggacagtgacaaatgTCTTGTTATTTTATGTCTCTACTCCAGCAccttggatttgaaatgatacaatatatatatacaatgactatgaggttaaagtgtcAGCtataatttgagggtatttttatCCATTTCGGGTGAACCTTTTACAAAATTACAgccctttttgtacatagtcccccattttaagggaccaaaagtattgagGCAAATTCACAGTAACACTTCATTTTAAGGGGTCCTTATTACAGTGTATCTACATGTGCAATTACACTAACAAGCGCTGTAGCGACTCATTGTTACGATGTAATAACAGCGTGTACCTGGTAGTAATTGCGGTCTGTAATTACAGAAGTGTAACAACGAATGCTTGTTACCATGCTTATTACAAATGGGCAGTGTTCCAGTAAATTCACCAACTTAGTGCTTTGCTTTTTCCCAGCTGCATTCGATTCATTAACAACTGTGACAAAGGTTTGGATATCTTGTGGATTCATTGGTTGTCTGAGAGATTATAACCTATGCAGAGTAGGCTCTGATTACTTAACCATGAAGGTGAACTGTTCAAAATCTATCTCCAGTCAACGTTGTTGCTAGCACTTTGCTCCAAAATAAAGCTACCATCTGGGTTAACTTGGTTGAGTTTATGGGGTAAAAATGTATAAAAGTGTCATCCCAGATGAGGAATAAGACACAATTTTAAAGCACATGTAATGTTTGCCTAAGTAGAATGTACTACACAGGATTTAGCTAGTAAGAATTATAGTACATTACCTATCCTGGCAACCTGTCCCTCATTTTGAAGCTTCTGGAAGTGTGATCCAAGTGGGAGAATAAACACAGTTGCATAAGTATAACGTGATTACTAGTTGTTACACAGGATGTAGCTAGTTATAATGAAGTTTATCTTGAGGGGTACTTACTTGTAATTATAGTGTCCCAATAGTCATTGGTGGAAAAAGtagccaattgtcatacttgagtaaacgtaaagataccttaatagaaaattactgtAAAAGGGTAAAATAAAAGggtaaagtcacccagtaaaatactccTTGAATAAAAGTCTGAAagtgtttggttttaaatatacttaagtatcaaaagtaaacgtatgaataatttcaaattccttatattaagaaaaccaaatggtaaaaacaaatataaaatattttggatAGCCAATGgcatactccaacactcagacataatttataaGCAAATCATTTGTGTTTAGTTAGTCCGCCAGGtcgtagggatgaccaggaatgttctcttgataagtgtgtgaattggaatattttcctgtcctgctaagcatccAAAATGTAAGAGAGAAAATCTCAGCCATTTTCACGCACTGAACGATGGGTATAGTGGGTACTGTTTACTAAATACGGAAGTAATGTTCTGCAAAGAGCCTATAAAGGGAAGGTTATGAGTGCAATGGAAAAAATGGGTTCACAAACGGCTTATATCAAAAAAGTTTCAATTGTTAAATAATTTAATGGGGGATTTGACAATGGGTCAATTGCTTTAATCATCAATAAAAAAGTGACACATTATTAATAAACAGTTATGGTTACAATTCTAAGATAGTAATTTATGCTTGTCAAATTGCAAGCTTGGTTGAATAATGGTTTAAAAATGCAGTTTAAAATGGTCATAAGACAAACTTGATAGATGTCCACAAAAAAAGAGTGTTGTAGACGATATAAAAACATCAAGCCATGAGTACCCTTTCCAtgcaattttttgttgttgttgagttttTTGGGCGATAAATTAATTCTGCTGGACAATTTAGCATAGGAAGTTATCCATCTAGCTGGCATTTTCCAGCCACCTATCCAACTGTTGGCTAGTGTGCTAGCTAACTGCTGAGCCTTAGCTAGCTAAGTAGAAAACGTTAGCCGGTGTTTTTGTTAGTTATCTTGCCTAGTTGATAGACCTaacagtgaacaaaaatataaacacaacatgtaaagtgttagtcccatgtttcatgagttaaaataaaagattccagaaatgttccacaagcacaaaaagcttatttctctcaaattttgtgcacagatttgtttacatccctgttattgagcatttcCAACAATAACATTCCTTATTGTTTTGGAAGAAATGGTGGTGCAATAAAGTAGAAGCTCATCTATTGTTTGTAGGTATTTTCACTTGGTAATGA includes:
- the LOC135552121 gene encoding mucin-2-like, with translation MTTNISPTTTMSAATSTITSAPSTPTITLTTTTTAAHTTTEALTITTTAAPITTITIEAPMTTANAAPTTTAAPTTGTTSAAPTTTITTAALTMTTTTTDPTTSTTAAPTTTTVVPTTSTTAAPAVTSVAPTTTTTTPPTSPTTAATAIITTTEVHMTTSVAPMTTTTAASTSTTTAALTITTPAAPTTTTNAVLMTTITAALTTTTLDPTTTTTEAPTTTTEAPTITTTPTMTITTAAPITTVASTTTTTAALTSTTTASPTRTPVSTLTNTAAPATITTTEAATTTTTPTPTITTAAPATITTTAALTTTATAAKATTITAPPTITFLALMTTTTAAPTMTTVAPTATIAPTTTTSTIPTTTKALTPITVAPSTSTTKAAMTINSALTTTTIGPTTPTTTASTTTTTAAFTKTPIAAPTTAAPTTAAPTTAALTTAAPTTAAPKAATAAPTAATASPTTAAPTTAVPTTATAAPTTAADNAALITTAIAPTTTTMEAPSTITTPAPSTTSTKAATKTTTVAATTTTTATPTTTTVEATTPPPTLLLTTPFNTTSGGFPGWALAIIIPCGIAIILVPLWILLCCILCGGCAAIRRRWHRRRSYNVQYTRRNGLF